The genomic region CACGGAGACCACCACTGGACGACGCCATTGTTGCACTAGCGACGCACCTGATAAGAGGTCGCGGTGCCTGCTCCTGTAGCATTGGGGTCAAGgattgggaggaagaagaagaggcacaCATGGCGCTGGATGTACGAGGGAGAGTTTTGGATCGCCATGTTTAGATCGGGGTGGAGAAGAAAAGTGGGGAATGGAATGAGGTCGGGGAAGAGGAACAGTGACTAGGCTCTTAAAAATATCAGCCCACCGCCTACCGCGTCGCAGTAAATGTGTACAGTTGAGAGCCGCGTGTGGGACCAGCTCGTACGAAAGAGCATGCATATACGAGATGTTTCTGAAGCAGCACTTCACCGATACAGAACTTAATACGACGCATTTAACACGAACGATCCGAATCTATATGCAGTGCAACGGTACTGATGTAGGTGGGTGGAGCACAAGTGTAGCACCCAACACACACAAGAAGGAATAAGGGACAACAGAGAAGAACCAGGAAACAAGCTACGACAATAGGTGACACCAAGAACTTAGCACCCATCATCACTAGGCTAACCGACAAGAGCAGGAGCTAGCTTTGATGGATCAGTCGAAAGGAGATTCGTTGccgagaagacgaagagaagaagtCACCCGCTGCCCTGGATCACTCACACCTTGAAGAGCTAGGAAGTCACAATCGCCATCGAAGGGTATCCCATTGCCTAGCCACGTCGCGACAGAGAGAGCCATTGACCGTGCCGAAGGTCAATGCTCCACCGAGATAGCCCCTGCACCTCCTCTAGGCCACACCATGGCCACCATCACAAATAGAGGGAGCCAGAGCACTATGCAAAGCAACAAAACCTCACGCGCCGTCGAAGCGCACCGAACACCGAGACATCACCGTCGCCAAGAGCCCCCATGAGAGGTCAACCAACAACACCAGGATGACCAAGGCACCAGTTGCCGCCACAGACCACTTCCACCGCCACTACCGAGCATTCCAACCACCCAACTACCTCTGCTACACAGACATCGAGCAACCAACATCGAATTTCGTGGCTCCAAAAAACAACGCCCCCAAGGGGGGGAACGACATCGAGATGCCATCGTTGTCCGAACTAATAAAGGATCTAAGGCTTTCGCCCGGAGCCCACGAATGAGCAGGTGGCAGCAGCTCCCCAATGACCCTTCAAGAAGGGAAACGACGCCCAAAAGCGTCGCCGTCATCGTTGCCGACAAGGTCGGCACAAGGCTTTCGCCTGAAGCATCCCCAACCTAGTCGTCTCCGCAGATGCCAGCGCTTGATTCCAGCAACACAAGACCACCCCATCCCCATGCTAGTCACGGCGAGCGTCCCCGCCAGGTCCAGCAAGAAGCTCCGAAGACACGACCGCTCACCTCGAGCATCCGCACAAAAAGGAGTTAGAGCAACCTGGGCTGCCATCAGCACCAAACCTCCCACCACAGGCCACACGCCTCCACCACCGCCACATCATGCCCCGCCGGCAGCATCCACCACCGACCCCCCGGCCGCACGCAAGCCCCCGCCGCGAGAGAAGCGCCCCGTGCCGAGCCATCCGAGCGAGAGGAGGAGAgccgtccccgccgccgtcgccgccgcgcggGATTTTCCCGGCAAcaccctccggcggcggcgggaggaggaagaggaggagagggggactgctgcggtggcggctagggttcctccCGGGTGGCCTGCATACATTGAGCAAGCTGGTGTGCCCACCTATAGAAAGCCACGAGTAGCAGTCCAGTATGTTAATGTGTCTCGAAGACAGTGAACTTGGTAGAAACACCCTATTTGAATCAATTATATATGcaagtaatttttttcttcaaaaatataTATTGTTTTGCCAAAAATGAAAACTTACATTATTTTGGAAATTTAATTTAAAAGAGTGCAGCTAATCATGAATAGAAAGTATTAGTACATAGGAATGGGTTGAGAATATACGATCCGAATCTCAAAGCTACCAGTGATAGCAAATGTGTTGCCCGCAACACAAAATTCAAATTCAATCCAAACAAGCCTAAATATGTCAATCCGCAGCTCAAAGATGAATAAGTAGGTCCATCAGTCTAATATAATTTGATGAAATGGTGTGTGCATATCACCGTGGAGACATGGTGTAGGCATGGGATCCAAGAAGAGCTCTTCGTCAGCGCGCCCTGGGCCCCCGggactcccgcgccgccgccgccacggcatTGGCCTTGGTCTCGGCGAGCTCGGCCTTCACCTTGCGCAGCTCCGCCCGCAGCTCGTCGGCGTCCCTCAGCCTCTCCTCGAGCTCCAGAGCGTAACCCAGCGAGAAGGCCACCTCGTTCGCCGTCTACAGGACTCGGTCAAGACCGGCATCGGCATGCATGTGTGTCAGTCTATCAGTCCAGATCAACAAGCAAATCATGCTCGAATCGAATGCATAGCTAGCGCATGGATGATTCGTAAGTAAATTCACCTCACCTGGAGCAGCGACACGTAGCTCGAGGCGACGACGTCGGCCGGCCTGGACGCCGCGTGCTCGCGCTGCCGCTCCGGCGTGACGATGCCCTGCAGCAGTTGCCTCGCCGCCTTCCAGCCGCTcgtgtccccgtcgtcgccgccgtggAGTTGCTTCCCGTGTTTGCTCGTAGTCCTAGTTGTGGTCCGTGCCTTCCGGTGATGTGGGGAGAACCCCGGCGGGAAAGAGAGGTACCCCGACGCTGAGCTCTCGCCGGTTGCATGGTGCTCCGGCCGCTTCCGCTTCTTCTCTTTTCCGGACCACGACGGCGCATCGCAGTCCGGCTCGCTCTTCACCGTAGCCTCCCTCGCTGGCGAGCGCGCTGCTCCTTTGAGTAGCTCACCTtgaggagtcggcggcggcggtgatagTGCCACGATGGTCTTGGCCGCGGCCAAGTTGCTGTCGCGGAGATACGCCGTGAGATCGATCGGGGAACCACCGCGAGCGCGCAGCAGGCTCGCCGCCACGGCCTTCTCCGGGCCGTTGAGCGACGGATCAGACGTGGCGGACCTGAATGGCCTCCCCCACTGAACAGGGCACTGCCACGGCGACGCTGCCGGTGACGACAGGAAGAAGAACTCCTTCCTCCACCGCGCGTCCGTGCCCTTCAACTGGCGGAAGAGCGGGCCGGCGCCGGCAGCGTCTTTGCCGCGGAGGGAGTAGAGCCTGTGCGGGAACGAAGACAGCGTGAAGAAGTGCCGGAACACCGGCAGCGACGGCGGCGCTCCGGCAAAGTGGGAGAGCACTGTTGAATATCTTTTGTATAGGCAGTATATCGCATGTATATGTAGGATCATTTCCTACCTTGCCCCGCCTCCTAGTTACCATGTATAGTCGAGGCCGTGGGCTGCTCATTGTAAATATATACGTGTGTGTATGCATCCAAATCAATTGAGAGTTGCATTGCCAAACAATATGGTATCAGTTTTCCTCACACGATCCTCTTCCTAAATAGCTTCCgctcctgctgccgccgccgcatcaccgccgccgccgccgccgcatcttctCCCTGCCGCTGCTTcccctccagccgcaccaccaccTTCCCTCTCCCACCCGACATCGACATGGCCTCACCCGCCTCCTCCGCATCCGGTTCCGTCATCCCCAACCCCTTCGCCGGCCCCGATCCCGTGCTCATCCGCGATCTTGACATCCACCGCCGTGTCCCCGTGTGCCTTGACTACTCCACCTCCACCTACTATGCCTGGAAGACCTATTTCTCTCTCGTGTTCCGCGAGTATCATCTCCATGATCACGTCGACGGTTCCGTGGATTCCAGCCTCATGCTCGGTGATGTAGAGTGGACGACCATCGATGCTATACTCATCCggtggttctacctcaccatctccaaGGATCTCTTCCACACGGTGGTCAGCGACGGGGATGACGCCCTCGCCATTCGGACCAAACTCaacgtggacttcaccgacaccttcgccccggttgtcaaaccgggcactaTCCGCACTGTCCTCCAGCTGGCGGTCTCCCGCGCATGGCCCGTCCACCAGATGGACATCTCCAACGCATTCCTTCATGGCCATCTCGCCGAGCAGGTCTACTGTCAGCAGCCCATCGGCTTCGTCGACGCCACTCAGCCGGATCATGTGTGCCTGCTCTCGCGCTCACTCTATGGGctcaagcaggctcctcgtgcttggtacCAGCGGATCGCTGCCTTCCTTCAGCAGCTTGGCTTCGTGGCCACCCGCTCGGATGCCTCTCTGTTCGTCTACCAGCACCCCATTGGGACGGCTTACCtgctgctctacgtcgacgacatcatcctgactgctTCCACGACCGAGCTTCTCCGACAGCTCACGGCTCGTCTCGGCACCGAGTTCGCGATGAAGGACCTCGGTCCTTTACACTACTTCCTCGGGATCGAGGTAGTGCGTCGTGCGGAAGggttctttcttcatcagcagcaGTACGCCCAGGAGTTACTCGAgcgcgccggcatgcttaactgtAAGCCCGCACCTATGCCTATCGACACGAAGGCTAAGGTCTCCGCTCTTGAAGGCACCCCGGCGCAGGATGTCGCCTTTTACCGGTCCATTGTTGGGGCCCTGCAGTACTTGACGCTCACTCGTCCCGACCTACTGTACGCggttcagcaggtgtgcctccacatgcacGCTCCCCGTGACTCTCACTGGTCCTTGGTGAAGCGGATTCTCCGTTACATCCGCGGCACTATGGGTCTTGGTCTCACGTTGACGGCGTCCTCCTCCACGGATCTGGTGGCCTACTCCGAtgccgactgggccggctgccccgacactcggcgctccacctctggctactgcgtctacctcgggccctccttcatctcgtggtcgtctaaacgacaacccacggtgTCCAGGTCGAGTGCCGAGGCTGAATATCGCGCTGTGGCTAATGCTGTTGCAGAGTGCTCCTGGCTACGGCAGCTTCTTCAGGAGTTGCACCTTGGCGTGGCCAAGGCTACcgttgtctactgcgacaacgtctctgccgtctacctctccgccaaccccgttcatcatcatCGCACGAAACACATCGAGCTCGACATTCATTTCGTGCGTGAGCAGGTGGCTCTCGGACACATACGGGTCTTACATGTCCCCACCGCTCAACAGTTCGCCGATGTCATGATCAAGGGGTTACCGACGACTACAtttgaggagtttcggtccagtctatGCGTCACTAATGACGTAtcgactgcgggggggtgttgaaTATCTTTTGTATAGGCAGTATATCGCATGTATATGTAGGATCATTTCCTACCTTGCCCCGCCTCCTAGTTACCATGTATAGTCGAGGCCGTGGGCTGCTCATTGTAAATATATACGTGCGTGTATGCACCCAAATCAATTGAGAGTTGCATTGCCAAACGATAAGCACGACGAACCCCGCCAGGGCGCGCCAGCCGTTGGGGGCGAGCTGGCCCGGGGCGATCCCAAAGTGGTCGAGCACCACGCCGAAGAAGGGGTGGAGGGGCAGGCGCATCCCGGCCTCCAGCGCATCAATGTACACGCAGATGgaccctggcggcggcggcgcgcgcgccgaccggtcgccggcgaggagagggGTGAAGCCGTCGGGGATGGAGTACTTCCTGCAGATGGCTCTCAGGGCTTCGACACTGCGCACCCGCGAGGCGTCCCGCCAGGGCGagacgtcgtcctcctcctcgtcgcctccgtCGTGGGCTCTGTCGCGGGGAGATCGGACGCGGGTGGGCTTGGCATGCTCCGGTGACCAGGATGAGGAGGTCGGGGAGGAGGATGCCATGGGAGCTAGCTGAGGTTGTACCTAACGATCGAGACGGCAACAAAGTTGTGTATGCGGAAATGGAGAGATGTTTTCCAAAggagtaattatatatatatatatatatatatatatatatatatatatatatatatatatatatatatatatttcatttTACCCACTAAACTAATTTTAACATGAGATTGGTGCTATATGTACAGAATTGATTTTATATCATATTAAATTTTGCCACACAAACTCACCAACTTGGAGCATAAAAATGTTGGTTAAGTCGAATGAGCATGCCCACCGTCGAGATACTCTACCTCGTGTCCATGAACGACATCTCTGTGCTCTTCTACCATGGTTACAGGTGGTGACGACGTCCAGATTTCGACCGCTCCTTTCTCCGTCATTGTTGGCCATCCGCCCTCGCTCATTTCTCAACTTTTTTAGTCGATCAAAGCATGGCTATGTGGACAGTAACAGAACATCTATCTACAGCCGTCGGCTTTGGTCGTTCGTTTTCGCTGCCACTTCCGCACCTGCTTCGTCCCAGGTGTGCTACGAGTGTGATGGCCTATTATATGTGTCGACACCTGACATGCTCCACATGCTCATGTTTAAAGTTTACTTTGTCGATGGTTGTGCCACTATTGCTCTTTTAAATGGAAACATCCACGACACATGTTGTGTTTGGATTGTTCAACCTTTTCCAAGGTGCTaacatcactagtgcagaaccgggcaatagcaccggttcataaggccctttaATGCCGGTTACATAATcggcactaaattgtggtcactaaagcccccccccccccctagtaccggttcagcacgaaccggtgctaaagggcaaccatgtggcacgagccagctccgggggcctggaaccctttctttagtaccggttgataagaccaaccggtactataaggtttggggtttttttagttttatgatttctttttcatttaattttgtgtttccattttatttcttttttgtttgctggtattttacgatactacacattgtacacgttatatatatatatatatatatatatatatatatatatatatatatatatatatatatatatatatatatatatataggacaaatttttcctactaccgggtgtagttactcccacttttgtttcatacgttctaggtagtatctaccatatcggagagtatgtacgcgtagtatgtagtatgtaataatgtttaggtagtatatatactattttttaTGTAATATGTAGTATATTTTGAGCATACtcctttttacgtacaaatatgtatgtatttcacaaatattaTAAAAACATGGACTCACATGCAATTTTTTCACATAATTCGCtttggagtatcttagatataATATATGAGCATACTAAAAGTAATAAAGTAGaatatatactaccacatggtagtatatgagaaatgggtgtaactacacccggtagtaggatgcattttccctatatatatatatatatatatatatatatatatatatatatatatatatatatatatataagcaaaGATATAAAGTTTCGCTGGCGCGGCTGCAATCACAAGCGCTCGTTCGTGTGGGGATCTGTTCCCTCCTCTTACCTCTTTTGCATTTTCATGTTATATGTCATTTGATGCTTATTTCCTTTTATAGGGAAGGATGGACCACGCTGCGTGCAAGACTGCAGCACCGCGCAGGCACTAGGCTGCCGCAGTCCAGCAGGGACCACCCGCCTTCCTCCCGAACGGTTCCAGGATGGACATCGGTACCAGCCCTGCGCCGGCCAGTCGTGCCCAGGCAAGCGTTTTTCATCGTCATGGAGTACATGGGAGCAGGGACGTACCCGTGACCAGGCACCAGCACTgcgccagccaatatgtgggaaAGCAGACTCGTGACCAACATCGTGGAAAAACGAGCGGGCATGTTGCCTCTGGTAAAACTCGTCCGCACATAGGAGAGAGACCGGGAGACACTGAGAGAGGAACAGATACATCCTGGTGGCAGCAAGATCACACGGCGGCGCACCCTCGTCAGCTACAGCTTCCCTCTCCCTGTAATCCTTAGCCCCCTGTCATCTGAGTGCGCCGTCCCCTTCAAGGCACAGCCGCCGGCGACCTCTCCTTCACCATCACCGTGTCCCCACCCTGAGCTCCGACCTACCCACCATCTCAAGCAGGTCCAGATCCGCCACGGCTCCCGCAGCCACGCGCCAGCAGACCAAGCAGGTGCACAACGTGGTCTCTTCCCCCTCTACGCCTCTGTTCGTTCGGTTTGATTTGATTTGTAAGGCTGATGTTGTTCGTTCTTTTTGATTCGATTTGGCAGGCGTGCAGGTGCACGACGTGTGGTTACTCTTCCACTCTCGTGGCCACCattctgcttcctcccctcccatggttcagcagcagcagcaggtagCACCTCATCCCCATCTCACTTCTTCTAATCTACAGACCGTGTCTTGTTCTTGTTCACTGTCTTGTTTCTTATAAATGTATTTTTCTCTCAAAAACTTTACACTGTCTTGTTCTTGTACTGATTAAGGAGGGAGTAATTTTGCCCTAGCGTTTACACTCATTGGATTTGAGTAGAGTATATAGATTGTTTCTCACTCAAGTAGAGCCGTGTGGAGATAAACAATGATCTAAAACGTGTATGTGTATCCTTCCTGTCTAGCAGTGACAAGCGATTTGGAGGGAACAAGCTGAGCAATTGCAGCCATCGTCCTcgcctaggaggaggaggaggagcttcaTCACATGAGCAGCAGCTTAGGTCCATCCTCTCCCTCTGCTCATCTTGTGTTGTCGTACAAAATTAGAAATTAATACTAGCTTGTAGCAGTAGGCCTCAAAGTGCAGCAGCTCATGTTTTTACTCAATTTTTTGTCAAGTGGCCATATGTGAAATTAGTAGAGAGCATCTGCAGTTTCAGATTGAACAGAAAGCATGTTTCAGTTTCAGATTCAGTAATAGTCATATGTACAGACATTCGGGCACTGTCTagttaattagtactccctccgttcctaaatacttgtctttctaggtatttcaacaagtgactacatacggagcaaaatgagtgaatctacactctaaaatatgtctacatacatccgtatgtagtagtcatttgaaatgtctagaaagacaaatatttaggaacggagggagtacatacctaCTGTTTGATCATGTATCAGATTCAGTCATAGTCATATGTACAGACATTCCAATTCAGTCTAGTTGATTACTAGTACATACCTACTGTTTGCCTTTTATTCCTTCACCAGATACTATATTGATTCTCTAGGATTTTTTAACAGAATCGTGTTGTGATCTAGAGGGGATTATAAATACCAACAGTGGCAACACTACTGTGTACTAATATGTCTGCACATTTTTTATATTATAGAATTAAGCCATGCACTCCCCAAAATTATAGAATGAATTGGAACATGCCAACAGTGGATATTGTAGAATTAAGCCATGCATTCAATTTCCATATGTATTTTCCATATGAATTGCAGAAACTATTCTAGCATTTTCAAACAGTAATCTTCCATATGTATTATAGAACAGATCACTGAATCTATCTGCATATTTAACAATTTCTGTATACATTGCTTTGCTCCCATGGTTTTTAGGCTTCTGAATTCCAGTTTTCAATTAGGTAGGATATGAAGCCGTGGCCCTTTAAGGTCATCCCTGGCCCCGCCGACAAGCCCAGGATCGCCGTCGACTACAAGGTGTACCCATGCAATGCTTGTTTCCTTGAATCAGAAGCTCGATGCAAGCAAATTGCAGTATTTAACTGAATGTGTTTTGATACCATTCTCCGATTTAGCTAGGGAAAACAGATTGATGTTTTTTGTGCACGCTATTTCTTCAGAACTTGTATGTCTTTGATCAAATAACTTTTATGATACGTCAAGTATAACAGGCTGTTCTGTCTCATTTGATAAAATAATCTAAACACTGATGGTCGGCTATATTTCAAGTGCACACGATCGTTAGGTTTGGGAACCATTTTATGGGTGAATGCCCCCCCTCCCAATCGACCGCATTGATAGGTCACGTGGAAccttgattttgcattgtgagaaCAACCCATACACGAGCGTCCTACTCATCTGTTTAGCATTATATCCGATGTTGAGGTGAAAGAGGGAGAGAGCGATTGACCAGTAGTGCACACGAACAGTCCTATGACAATGTCAGAACCTTTCATTCCCGACGAGGGGGCCCTTCTTTCTGTGCATGCGAACCCTTTCTCCACCGCACACCACTCGTCAACGTATCACCGCAACGATACATAGGAACCTCCGTTTTGCACTACAATGACCACACATACTGCTTGGAGGGCACCTTCTTTTGACTCCATACATCGCGCGCGTGCAAGATTTTTTGAACTATCTATATACGTGGGGTGGTAAAATAGACTCCATACATCACGCGCGTGCAAGATTTTTTGAAGAAGTAATTTCTTGATGCAGTGAGTTGACACCCCCCCTCCCATCTCAAAGATGGAGAACCCTCCTTTTTATTGCGTTATAACCTCACGCACACCAATTGAGGAACCCCTCTGAGACGCGTGAGGAACATTCGAGGGACAACGATACCAGAAATAGATGTTGGTTTCATAGACATTTCATACCGTAGCACTGAATCGACCCCATTGTCATGTCATTTGTTTGTCATGGACGAGACGTGTCAAAACCATATGTATATGGATAAGCGAGTCTTCTTCTCCGCACGGTCAAAACCATACGCATATGACGCCAGACCTCCTATATGCATtccaataccccccccccccgggagcaaCCGCCATCTCGAGAGAGAGAACCCTCCTTTTTGTTGTCGGAACCTCGCTCGCGCCAATGGGGGGGAACCCTCTTTTTGTGCGCAAGGAACCATGTAGCCCCCACGCGCTTATATGCATTCCCACCCCCTAGTCCCCCGCCATCTCGAGAGCAAGAACCGTCCTTCTTCATTGTCGGAACCCCCACCCACTCCGATGGGGGGAACCCTCTGTTGTGTGTAAGGAACCTTGCAGTAGGGGTGTAAACTCATCACGTCACACCCACAGGATAGTTGCCCCTTTTTTTCATTCCCAATCAGCCTTGCGTGTGCATGATTAGACATCTCCCAAAAGAACCAAACAACACCCCCATCTCACCGATGGAGAACCCTCATTTATATTGTGTTATAACCTCGCGCACAGCAATTGAGATACCCCTCTGAGAAGCGTGAGGAACATTCGCGGGGACAACGATACCGGAACCCCACCCATGCGCCTATATGCACTCCCCCCCACCAGTCCCCGCCATCTCGAGAGCGAGAACCGTCCTTCTTTATTGTCAGAACCCCACCCACTCTGATGGGGGGAACCCTCTGTTGTGGGTAAGGAACCTTGCAGTAGGGGTGTAAACTCATCGCGTCACCCATGGGACAGTTGCCCCTTATTTTCCATTCACGATCAGGCTCGCGTGTGCATGATT from Triticum aestivum cultivar Chinese Spring chromosome 4A, IWGSC CS RefSeq v2.1, whole genome shotgun sequence harbors:
- the LOC123084190 gene encoding uncharacterized protein; amino-acid sequence: MSMSGGRGKVVVRLEGKQRQGEDAAAAAAVMRRRQQERKLFRKRIVYSTVLSHFAGAPPSLPVFRHFFTLSSFPHRLYSLRGKDAAGAGPLFRQLKGTDARWRKEFFFLSSPAASPWQCPVQWGRPFRSATSDPSLNGPEKAVAASLLRARGGSPIDLTAYLRDSNLAAAKTIVALSPPPPTPQGELLKGAARSPAREATVKSEPDCDAPSWSGKEKKRKRPEHHATGESSASGYLSFPPGFSPHHRKARTTTRTTSKHGKQLHGGDDGDTSGWKAARQLLQGIVTPERQREHAASRPADVVASSYVSLLQTANEVAFSLGYALELEERLRDADELRAELRKVKAELAETKANAVAAAARESRGPRAR